The nucleotide sequence AAAATCTTAAGAGATGCTTCAAAATTAAAGAAAAGGATGAGACGATGAATAAATACGAAGACAAAGAAAATCTACTTGAGTTTTTGCTATAAGAAGTAGTAAAATTTCTCAATGACCAGGAATTATTCGGCAAGATGAATGCTGTGACAAGCTCTGCATATATCAAAGGCCCTTGCGGAGACGAGATGGAATTCTACTTAAGTTTTGAGGATAACAAAATTACTGAGATTGAATATTTCACTAATGGCTGTGATGCTACAAAAGCCTGTGCAGCTATGACTGCAAATTTAGCTATAGGTAAGACTATCAACGAGGTATTGTCAATATCGGCTCAAGAAGTGATTAAGAAATTAAATGGTTGTTTACCGGAAGACCATTTGCATTGTGCAATTCTTACAGTAAGCACTTTATATCGTGCTATTGCAGATTATCTTTTGCGATTATAGGAGGAACTATTATGCCCATTTATGAATATAAATGTAAAGACTGCGGTAAGGTAAGCGAATTTTTAGTGGGTGTTACTGTGGATGCACCTGAAATTAAATGTAGCTTTTGTGAAAGTGAGAAGTTAGACAAGGTAATTTCTAAAAGTTTTATCTCTACAAGTGGTAAGATAATCAGCTCGCAAGGTGGCAAGACCTGCTGTGGCAAAACAGAAAGATGCGATACCCCACCCTGTTCTGATGGAGGTGTGTGCAGGAGATGAATCTAATGTGGCCTTTTGTCATTTCATTAAAAAATGATTAAAAGCTGGGTAAAATGGAAATAAAAATTATTGCAGAGGCATCCACAAGATTACAGAGGTTATTTGTTGGCTGGGGCGTTTCTTTCCTTATGGACAATGATTTACTTTTTGATACATTTTCAAATGGAAGAATTCTAAAAAGAAATCTTAAAAGATTAAATATTAACACGAACGGTTTGAAATATGTTATTGTTTCTCACGAACACGGGGACCATTATGGTGGTTTATGGAATATCTTACAAGAAAACCCGGATATGAAGGTTTTCATTTGCCAGAGTTTCAGTAAAGAGTTTAAAGAAAAATTAAATAAGTTTAATGCTACAATTGTTGAGTGTCAGGATATTACCAGGATAAAAGAAAATATATTTACAACAGGTGAAATTATTGGAGAATATGACGGTAAGCCACTTGTGGAACAATCATTGATAATCAGAAATGAAAAGGTATCAATAATAACCGGCTGTTCACACCCGGGGATTATTGAAAT is from bacterium and encodes:
- a CDS encoding iron-sulfur cluster assembly scaffold protein, with product MNAVTSSAYIKGPCGDEMEFYLSFEDNKITEIEYFTNGCDATKACAAMTANLAIGKTINEVLSISAQEVIKKLNGCLPEDHLHCAILTVSTLYRAIADYLLRL
- a CDS encoding zinc ribbon domain-containing protein produces the protein MPIYEYKCKDCGKVSEFLVGVTVDAPEIKCSFCESEKLDKVISKSFISTSGKIISSQGGKTCCGKTERCDTPPCSDGGVCRR
- a CDS encoding MBL fold metallo-hydrolase, translating into MEIKIIAEASTRLQRLFVGWGVSFLMDNDLLFDTFSNGRILKRNLKRLNINTNGLKYVIVSHEHGDHYGGLWNILQENPDMKVFICQSFSKEFKEKLNKFNATIVECQDITRIKENIFTTGEIIGEYDGKPLVEQSLIIRNEKVSIITGCSHPGIIEIIKRVKEHFAEPLHLVLGGFHLHDKPSSEVIWIVNEFKNFGIEKVAPCHCTGDKAVKMFQQQFKDDFIEISAGSKIVID